cattgttgtggtagggggagttgttgtagtCACGGGAGTTGTTGTGGTCGTTGTTGGGGGTGTTGTGGTAGgggagttgttgtagttgtggtAGTGGGCAGTTGTGGATGTTGTAGGGGGAGTTGTTTGTAGTCAGTAGTTGTGGTAGGTGGTAGTTGTGGCAGGGGGAGTTGTTGTTGTGGCATTGTTGTGGTAGGGGAGTTGGTAGTAGTTGGcattgttgtggtagggggagttgttgtagtCACTGGAGTTGTTGTGGTCGTTGTAGGGGgtgttgtggttgtggtagTTGTTGTGGTCGTTGTGGGGGGTGTTGTGGTAGGGGAGTTGTTGTAGTCATGGGAGTTGTGGTggtggtagggggagttgtggtagtgggcatgattgtagttgtggatgttgtagggggagttgttgtggtagtcaGTATTGTTGTGGTAGGGacagttgttgtggtagtggacatgattgtagttgtggtagggggagttgttgtagtagttggcATTGTTGTGGTGGGGGAGTTGTTGTAGTCACGGGAGTTGTTGTGGTCGTTGTAGGGGGTGTTGTGGTAGGAGGAGTTGTTGAGGTAGTCGCCATGATTGTAGCTGTGGATGttgtagggggagttgttgtggtagtcgGTATTGCTGTGGTAGGGGGAGGTGTTGTGGTAGTGGACATGATTGTagttgtggtagggggagttgttgtggtagtcagcattgttgtggtaggggagttgttgtggtacttggcattgttgtggtagggggagttgttgtagtcacgggagttgttgtggtggtggtagGGGAAGTTGTGGTAGTGGGCATgattgtagttgtggatgttgtagggggagttgttgtggtagtcggtattgttgtggtagggggagttgttgtggtagtggaCATGGTTGTAGTTGTGgcagggggagttgttgtggtagtcaGCATTGTTGTGgtgggggagttgttgtggtagttggcattgttgtggtagggggagttgttgtagaCACGGGAGTTGTTGTGGTCGTTGTAGGGAGTGTTGTGGTAGGAGGAGTTGTTGAGGTAGTCGCCATGATTGTAGCTGTGGATGttgtagggggagttgttgtggtagtcagtattgttgtggtagggggagttgttgtggtagtggacatgattgtagttgtggcagggggagttgttgtggtagtcggcattgttgtggtagggggagttgttgtagtcacgggagttgttgtggttgttgtaggGGGTGTTATGGTATTGGTAGGGGAGTTGTTGAGGTAGTTGGCATGATTGTAGCTGTGGATGTTGTAGGGGGTGTTGTGGTAGtgggagttgttgtggtagtgggCAAGATTGTAGTTGTGGTAGGTGTAGTAGTTGTGGTCGTTGTAGGGAGTGTTGTGGTAGTGGGCATGACTGTAGTTGTGGTAGGGAGAATTGTTGTGGTCGTTGTAGGGGgtgttgtggtagggggagttgttgaGGTAGTCGCCATGATTGTAGCTGTGGATGttgtagggggagttgttgtggtcgTCAGTattgttgtggtagggggagttgttgtggtagtggaCATGATTGAGTTGTGgcagggggagttgttgtggttgCATTGTTGTggggggagttgttgtggtagtcgGCATTGTTGTGGTATGGGGAGTTGTTGTAGTCACAggagttgttgtggttgttgtaggGGGTGTTATGATAttggtagggggagttgttgaGGTAGTTGGCATGATTGTAGCTGTGGATGTCGGTattgttgtggtagggggaATTGTTGTGGTGGTAGTTGGCATTTTTGTggttgtggtagggggagttgttgtggtcgTTGTAAAAGGAGTAGTggttgtggtagggggagttgttgttgtagtgggcattgttgtggttgtggtgggggaagttgttgttgtagttggcATTGTGAAGGTTGAGGTAAGGGTAGTTGCTGTGGTGATCAGGGTTGTAGTCGGCATTGTCGTTGTAGCTGTGATGGTAGTTGTCGTGGTCCTTGTAGTGGGAATTATGGTTGTGGTAGTGGggattgttgtgtttgtggtagGGAGAGTTGTAGTGCTGAGGCTAGGAAAACCTAAAAGAATAAGATTCAGATACTGTGTTATATGCTTTTTAAAGTCTGTTAGATCATCACATAATACTTTTCTATCCCTGTGCATGGCTGCTGAGATCTTTTAATGAAAGAGCACATATTTGCTTTCTTcgtaataaaatgtaatatatgtaatgtaatgtactgagTGCCAATGGCATTCAATTAATTACACTTTTAAAACCGCCACTCCATGCAGGGCTCAACATTAATAGTTCCATGTTTGACCAGGGCAAGTAAACTCTTTGTTCAGACCATTGGAATGCCTCATTCAGTTTCCTTTTGGGcaagttaaaaaataattttattttcatgaagggctgatttacagtaaaaatatgCCATCTGGAGATTGCCATTAATGTTTTCTAGTCGCCAATCCCTAAAGATGTTTCATTGTCATCCACAAATTTGTTCAAATATGCAACGCTATTTTACTTTCACGTAGCTCTGCTCTCGCCAGCTTTGAACAGCTGGTTGGCAGCACAGTCCAGCTTGGCCAAATAACGGTCCTAACAGCATAGCAACATTTGTTAATTCCTATGCTTGTTCTCAGATTAATAATGGTGCACAGCTTTTGTGCCTACACCTCAGGGTCGCTTCAGAGTGCAgttctgaaaaatgtaaaaatttgTATTGAGCAAGggtaaaattaaaacaatatcaTCACGTGTTCAAATGTAACCTTGTAAAGTGTAGTTATTGGCGAGAAAACTTGAATTAATAGAGTTGTTTGAAGGACAAGATtccacagcaatataaaatagatattagagagcaATTTTGACTCGACAACCTCCTAACACTAGCTCGAAGCAGCTtataacacattaataaaactaataatgccCCCCATAAATGTTTCtctaagataataaaataatttatttccatgtatgtgtttttcatgcatGTATTTTTGACGGTTTTTTTCCCAATTGTTTGAATCTctgttgatttcatttattatttaaaaccctttatttatttatttttagttaggCTATCCGGCAAGTAAAATACCTTGGAACAAGTGGCTGAAAAGCTTACGGTCAAGTCCTGCCATGACAGGTACGATGTTAATGTGTTGAACTTTGATTACCTGGAACCAGGAGAGTATGAAGGTGGCTGATGAAAGGGCTGTTGCCCATTTTGCAGAACTGTCCAGTAGTGTCATCCAGGTCCAGAGACCAGACAAAGGCTCCTCCAAAGTTGTTAGTTTTTAGGTAGCTGACCTGAGAGGATGAGGAACAACacatttgacaaaatatttattttatccgaTTTGTGTACAACCAGTCATTTGCAAAGGAATTATTGAACAACAGTTTGTAATGAACAGATGACTACCTTAGTATCAAGGCTGTCTTTGTTGTCAAATCCAACCCACTGATTTTCTGTGGTGGCATATGGAACTTTCTGATCAACAATCAGCTCGGTAGTAACCTCTTCAATATAAAGGCAAGTCTAAAAAGAATGTTCAAACATCATATTTAGatcaaatgtattcattcaaaCAGAAATTTGTCACACCAAGTACAGTAAAAAATGGTTAGCTTATAATAACgctatttatattaattaataaaattcACAGCTTGCTGTTTTACCTCATAAGAGGCCCAGAATCCCTCTTGACCGGTGTAGCAGCCTTCTTCACCAGGACCACTGGCTGGTGCTCCAACATCACTGGATGCAGTGGACAGGTCAAAAGCGCGCCCATATGCCGCTAACCCCAAGTTTAGCTTTTGTGTAGGTGCTCCCTCGTCCCTCCAGTACCGCATGGCATAGTCCTACAATGTGGAGAAAACTAAATGATGAGGATGAAAGGACATCTCTAAGTAGGAAGGTGTTTGAGCAGTTGATATATGACTCCATGTACTTACAGTGTTCAAGTAGGTTTTGTTTCCAGTGTCTTGGGATCCCTGGTATAGTGGGCTGTGATGTCCTGTGACACTTTCCCAGGGGCCGTGAAAGTCAAATGTCAACACATTAATGAAATCCAGGTACCTGATGAAATGCAGAGGAGATCACGGTcaacaaaacatgacaacagCTAATCATGGGTATAATGTCAAGAATAACTTTAAAGTAGTTTACATGGCAATCTCTGATACTTGATAACTGGCATCGATGGTTGCTTTCTCAGCAGAGACACTTGCAGTGACGATTAATCTGTCACGGTTAGACGCTGTTCCTTCATCAACAAAGGCCTCATTGAGCTCCTATACACGCAGAAGCaggttttagtttcttttaaatgtcaaaaaagcgTCTCTCCCAGAACATAATTCAGGATCTGACCTTGCACAGCAGTGTGAATCTCTGCTTGTCCTCTGTTTGGCTTCCAGATCCCCCAGGGTGCCTCCAGTCCAGGTTTAGTCCATCAAAGCCATTGGCTCTCAGTAGTGTGATTGCAGACTTGATGAACTTTGTTCTTTCTTGTTCGTTTGCCACCATTGTACTGAATCTAGTAaaaatttgaacaaaacagTGCTCTTAAGAGGACACACCACATACTGCATTTTAGGAGTTCTATTTCAATAACTGAAAAATAGAGCAACGCaaagcacaaacacatgtgTGTAAGGACAAATATGCAGCCATAGGCAAATGGTCTGGTTTCCATGCTCATCACATCTAATTATGAATACTGATGAAAATTGGCACTTTTATGAGCACATTTTGTGTAATTCTTTTCCAGCAACCTGCTTTTAGTTTCACACAATGTAATGAAGGTATCAGGTATAGATACTTCTGCTTGTTGAACTATATTTTAGTGTgaacttttattattatgtagtttctgaatattttcatCCCCTAAACTATTTCGCATGTACTGATTGAATTATGAAATTAACTTATTTATGTAATCATTAACCAGCATCTCTCCTTGTGCTACCTCATTTGTATGAAACAATGCAATATGCATGCTGTGCAAAGCATGTCCTTTGCTCAGCAAAATACCAGCATGTTGAACTGCTGCTTAAATTTGTCTTTGCATGGACACAAAAAAGGTCTAAATGATCTTGTAATAACTTACTTCTGTGTGTTGAAGGTCAAGCCTCCAACCGCCAGCAGGGTCTTGAGCAGTGGATTGCTGTGGGAGCATAAAGGTTTCATAATGATTGtctgacaaaacacaaaatcaacataGTTTCCACAATATTCATAGGCTAAAGCACTGACCTGGTTTTGAGTCCATTGAAAGACTGATAGCGTTGTAAGTCAGCTGCATTGTTGGGCACCAGCTCATTTGTGTTGTTAATGTCAGAAAAGGCATAGATCAGATGTGTACACTTGTTTGGATCGATATCTGAAATTGTGAACTTCCCATCATCCGCTCTATTTTCAGCCTCGCTGTTATAGTAACACACCAGCCTGGAGGAGGATGCTGAGACATTGAAtagaaaaattatgtttttaattagccATTATTATTTATCTACTAATAAGACTGATGCTTATGAATAATACATGTTATATTCTTACCAAAGCTGCAGATGATCAAACAGAGACCTTCAAAGAGAAAGACTGGTTagtattttgttaaaaatcaaGCTTAACAGATCACTTCAcccaaattataaaataaaataaaaaaatccacaggTTTTCTCACTCACTTCTACTAGTCTCTAGCATAACACTGATGTTGGGATTTATTTGTCTGAGTTAATTAGATATTACTTAATTagagtttcatttcaaattaaaaaaaaaatcaacaacaatgtTTATTCTGGATAATTGTGTTGAGTGGATAATCCAGAGTGAATTTCCAGTGAATTTTCATGATGCAATTTTTTCAGCGGCACCACAAACCAAATTCCATTCATTCTCACTGTAGTCTGTAGGACAGAAAcattatgaaagaaaacaaaaagtgtctGCATAGCTAGATACCACTGGATGTAAGtgagaaaatgtgcttttgttatTTGGGGGTAGTAACCCTTTATGGAAACAATAATTTGACAAGTGTGCCTTACCTGTGATTAGAGTGAGCTTGCACATGTTGTCACTATGAAGATAAGCagaagaaatagacaaatatgtttaatatgcagGATCCCAGAATGTGTTTCCCCATAGATATAAACCACTATGTCTGCCGCACTGTCCGGCTGATTGCTCTGCATTGCACTCAAATGGCGGCTATTGTCGTCCTGACCCAAGACGTTGGTGTAGAAGAATAACGCCCACACGCGATTCTCTCCCAGGTTatccttttagctctgtcagcactgttgcgtTTTTCTGCTTTCACACTGTTAGCACCGTGAGCTGCTAGCTGCCGGCTTGgccaccatgttgagagccatgtggcaGCTACCCCTTAATTTTATGCTCTGAATTTAGAATTTAGCACCTTTGAACTTTTGCCTGTTACATATCAAGTATTAAGTATTTTCTAGATCAGTACCCAAACcatttgttttataataatgttgttttgagATGTTTATCCTACACCAGGGAGGCTGTTGTAAACCATGTACAATTATGTCACAGGTCAAGCTTTGAATTCACATCTGACATaagttacttttatttataatctaactttaatttacaaaatgaacatccgGGTAAATCCGGGCACACATCAGAGTTTAAAAACAGGTGTCTAGTATTCATGATGgtgaaattcacatttttcagaCACAGTTTGCGTTTCCTAACCCCCAACAAAGAGAAGCCAAGCAAAAATATCTGTAAGAGGCTACAAAATGTTCAGAGTATTTTAGCAGTTTAAAGACACTCGTCACTGTCATATTGTGTACATTTTGACACCTGTGGCAAAAATCAGAAGTGAAACATCAACAGGACCACACAACATAGCATTTAGTTTCATTgaacacacaaattcaaaatggcATGCTGCAGCAATTagttaaaatgtagtttgttaaaATCAGAGTAAAAGAGATACTTACAAATATAATGAACATATACTGTCTCTCTACTGTAAATGAAAACTGGCAGATCTATAAATGACCTGAAAAATAggacaaataacacaaatcagACACACAACATAGCATTGAGTTTCATTGGGAACATAGAATCAATATTGCTGCACTGGATTCAGGAGtcaactttgacattttaatattcaatttaaagttttgaGACTGTAGCATGTTGAGACCTGGATATTGTTGCCTCAACATTAGGTTTCTATCGTCCCTTGTGACAGCTATTGATTTGCATCGTCTTCAAGAATGGTCAGTTTTATATTCTCTGCTGTGTCCATAAGCCACCACACAAACCTAGCTGCGGGCAGTTAGTGGGTTCACTTAAAAGTATTGGAACAATTATTTGGATGCTTGTCGCACACagctgtgtttttgcatttaagtTATAGCCAACAACCGTTGATGTTGTCAGCACCCACCCAAGACATTTAAGAGATATTCTCCAAGAGTATTAACCCAAATAAGCACTCAAGTTGTGATCATTCCTAATACCACAAGTTTCGGCAGGTGATGTGttttgtgaagaaaatgttGCATAGAAGGATAGTTATTACTCCTAATATTTTAAGATCTGCTTTAGCAATGTTGATTTGAAAGGAGTGAGGCTGGAAAACACAACTGTTCTATCAAATATTCAATCCATAGCACCTATTTCggaaatattccttttttttctggagccATGATATGTTCACCTTGCCTTATTGGGTAATACAACACACAACCAAAActtgaaatacaacaaacagCTATTGAATGTCAAAAGTACAGGTACGAAGTGTGTAAGACACAAGTAATAACCTTAGTTCCaactaaattaaaaaggaaacagtCTGCACAGTGTCTGCTGGTTCAAACCTTCTCCctaaaatgtaattagtttAGCTACTTTGAGCTATGGAGAAAGTACAGTAGTATACatacagaaacaacaaaacaattattgaaaatgtggtttgttaaaatcagaataaaataaatacttacaAATATGATTGTGAAAGAAGCAGATACTGTCTCTCTTCTGTGACGGATGACTGGCAGATGTTGTCTGTCTTCACTCTTTTAAGGAAGACAGCTAAAAGGGTTAGGCAGTTAACTAGGGCGGGGATAATTACTGCAATGTTCCAATGTGCTAAGCAATTGTACACTAATGGAATCTGGAACAGCAGAACAAAGTCACCTCATGCCAGGCCCTTTACATCATACTCAAACAGTTCTTTATATATCAAATTAACATGACAACATATTTATAGATGGTACTATCAATTGGGAGGTGGCTGTCAGGAACTCTAACCCCCAAATTTAAGTTCATTACAATTAAACTGtaatattttctgaaaaatattccattgttgttttggaaaaaaaacccaaaaacttTTGGATTTTACTGAaagtgaagttaaaaaaaatacaactaatttacatttatcttatatttaccAAAACTATGTTTTAGTCCATGGGCTGAGACTGAATTTAGCAACACCCCTACATTAGATCAGGAAGTAtgtctgtgtccctctctctcgcATGGTAAGTAGATAGGTcccaacattttgaaataaatgtgctcaaaagtctgaaaaaatcAGTGTGCAACCTGAAGGAACATTATTACCAAATGCCATTGTTACCAAAACTAGCATCTTTGAGATAAGCTCAAAATGATCTAACATTCTCATTGTCAAGAACTGGTGGAGTTTCGGTTGTGACATGATTGTTTTGGTAATGACAAAAGGGTACATTTAAGGATAAAAATCACAGT
The sequence above is a segment of the Anoplopoma fimbria isolate UVic2021 breed Golden Eagle Sablefish chromosome 12, Afim_UVic_2022, whole genome shotgun sequence genome. Coding sequences within it:
- the LOC129099488 gene encoding acidic mammalian chitinase-like, yielding MCKLTLITGLCLIICSFASSSRLVCYYNSEAENRADDGKFTISDIDPNKCTHLIYAFSDINNTNELVPNNAADLQRYQSFNGLKTSNPLLKTLLAVGGLTFNTQKFSTMVANEQERTKFIKSAITLLRANGFDGLNLDWRHPGGSGSQTEDKQRFTLLCKELNEAFVDEGTASNRDRLIVTASVSAEKATIDASYQVSEIAMYLDFINVLTFDFHGPWESVTGHHSPLYQGSQDTGNKTYLNTDYAMRYWRDEGAPTQKLNLGLAAYGRAFDLSTASSDVGAPASGPGEEGCYTGQEGFWASYETCLYIEEVTTELIVDQKVPYATTENQWVGFDNKDSLDTKVSYLKTNNFGGAFVWSLDLDDTTGQFCKMGNSPFISHLHTLLVPELHSEATLRCRHKSCAPLLI